One Pecten maximus chromosome 16, xPecMax1.1, whole genome shotgun sequence DNA window includes the following coding sequences:
- the LOC117345411 gene encoding uncharacterized protein LOC117345411: MASNKITPMEPTPGKSPSSSTESLNESQLNAVIMDMLHVNENWNRCEILCRGNPITDAGKRLHMFKMLTVVLVPVVVLTGMTANTFIVSLDNYISLSNIRNILYFSIELGWLLRMMQRERDISALYISSKSPQTKDFLLNRYPDTDVGLQNLSFWPTSETIVRREFQTKESFLSYLNRHRYQLESYNRTSKDEVAFYSDSIEVFIKWLYQAIVEARSGTVWPTLVAYQEIVVASEYFGRERGLGVSFYAIGGFLTRDEYLDFVESQDIANITFESARRYSELAYSIYEDTLLRNSSVIQPINEMRSEIRSNRSSAVKGSFKYANWWFENMTVYQDTLREVQIRLASEIDEILRMEAEEDLRNIVFISVVFGIILILCPLIVFAVYSLTSEIQKYSISIANRTKALNKEKKRTDTLLYQMLPRSVAERLKRNEEVGAEHYPDATVLFSDIVGFTQIAAQCSPMQVVDMLNSLYLCFDKRLEMFDVYKVETIGDAYMVVSGVPKLNGRRHAAEVATMALDILEHIDRLEIPHLPGTKFKLRIGCHSGPVVAAVVGTKMPRYCLFGVTVSIASMMESLGKANKIHISETMHDLLRDLGGFVLKQRQDLPVMMQSDLTNSFRGKVRTYWLQDHEGGHRQSSFSSLSSGESR, encoded by the exons ATGGCGAGCAACAAAATAACACCGATGGAGCCCACCCCGGGTAAAAGTCCCTCGTCGTCCACGGAATCTCTGAACGAATCACAGCTTAATGCTGTCATCATGGACATGCTGCATGTGAATGAGAATTGGAACAGATGCGAGATACTTTGTCGAG GAAATCCCATTACGGACGCCGGTAAGAGATTGCACATGTTCAAAATGTTGACAGTGGTGCTTGTCCCCGTGGTAGTGCTAACAGGTATGACTGCCAATACCTTCATCGTCTCCCTTGACAACTACATAAGTTTGTCAAACATCCGGAATATCCTCTATTTCAGCATCGAGTTAGGGTGGCTCTTACGTATGATGCAGCGAGAACGTGACATTAGTGCTCTTTACATAAGTAGTAAGAGTCCTCAGACAAAGGATTTCTTGTTAAATCGATATCCGGATACAGATGTTGGACTCCAGAATCTGTCATTCTGGCCCACCAGCGAGACTATCGTCAGACGAGAATTCCAAACAAAAGAGAGCTTTCTGTCTTATCTCAACCGTCACCGATACCAGCTTGAGTCTTACAACCGAACATCCAAAGACGAGGTGGCTTTCTACTCAGATAGTATCGAGGTCTTCATAAAGTGGTTATACCAAGCAATAGTGGAAGCCCGATCTGGTACAGTTTGGCCAACGCTGGTTGCATATCAAGAAATTGTAGTAGCCAGTGAGTACTTTGGCAGAGAAAGAGGGCTAGGGGTATCGTTTTATGCTATAGGTGGCTTTCTGACTCGAGATGAATATCTTGACTTTGTTGAGAGTCAGGATATTGCAAACATTACGTTTGAATCTGCAAGGCGATATTCTGAGCTAGCTTACAGTATTTATGAAGATACTCTTTTGCGAAATTCAAGTGTAATCCAGCCTATCAATGAAATGAGAAGTGAGATAAGAAGCAATCGGAGTTCAGCTGTGAAAGGTTCCTTCAAATATGCAAACTGGTGGTTCGAAAACATGACTGTATACCAAGACACTCTCCGTGAGGTACAAATCCGCCTCGCTTCAGAAATTGATGAAATCCTACGTATGGAAGCAGAGGAAGACTTGAGAAATATAGTTTTTATTTCAGTCGTATTTGGGATCATTCTTATTCTTTGCCCTCTGATCGTCTTTGCTGTGTATTCACTAACGTCTGAGATCCAGAAGTACTCTATTTCGATTGCTAACCG TACAAAGGCTCTCAATAAAGAGAAGAAGCGAACCGACACTCTTTTGTACCAGATGTTGCCAAGATCCGTTGCTGAACGACTGAAAAGAAACGAGGAAGTTGGGGCCGAACATTATCCAGATGCTACTGTTTTATTCAGCGATATAGTGGGGTTCACGCAAATTGCTGCACAGTGCTCGCCAATGCAAGTGGTTGACATGTTGAATAGTCTCTACCTGTGCTTTGACAAGCGACTGGAAATGTTTGATGTGTATAAGGTGGAGACCATTGGAGACGCATATATGGTAGTATCTG GTGTACCCAAGCTGAATGGCCGACGTCATGCTGCTGAGGTGGCTACCATGGCCCTTGACATTCTGGAACACATTGACCGTCTGGAGATCCCTCATCTTCCCGGGACAAAGTTTAAGCTGAGGATCGGTTGTCACTCGG GTCCTGTCGTGGCTGCTGTGGTTGGTACAAAGATGCctcgatactgtttatttggtgtgacagtcagtatagcCTCTATGATGGAATCCCTTGGAAAAG CAAATAAAATTCACATAAGTGAGACCATGCACGATCTTCTGCGTGACCTGGGTGGCTTCGTCCTGAAGCAGAGACAAGATCTTCCTGTGATG ATGCAAAGTGACCTGACGAACAGCTTTCGTGGAAAAGTCAGGACGTATTGGCTTCAGGACCATGAAGGGGGACATCGTCAAAGTTCTTTCAGCTCGCTTTCTTCCGGAGAATCGCGGTGA